The sequence below is a genomic window from Blastocatellia bacterium.
GCAAGAGCGTGAAACCGGGCGATCTGCGCGACACCTATCAGGCAAGGATGCTGGCCAAAGCTTGCTACGATCCGTCCAACCCGGAGGAATCGGAGGTTTTCCCGACCAGCGTCAAATGTGGGCAGTGATCGAGGCTTCGTCGGCACATTTCAAACAATCACGACACGGAGGTGCGTTATGAGAAAGGTGATCCGGTTCATTGGGTTGATCGCCTTCCCGGGAATCGTTTTCTCTCTCGCCGCCATTCGAGGCCAGGAGCACAAACCGGCCATCACGTATGAATCGTTGATGGATATGCGGTTTTATCCGGCCAGGGGCGGGTTTCTCGTTGAAACGTTAGGGGTGGTCTTCCCTCCGCCGGGAGATCCGCCGGCGGAATTGATCATCAGAAAATCCGGTGGCGAGACGGTTGGCAGGGTTCCCCTCAGACTTACCCGCTGGCCCAAGTGGCCGGCCTTCGGGACGCTCTCACCGAAAGGCGTTCCCGGTACGATTGACCTCGGCCAGGCGGGTGATTATGTGATGGCGGTTAAACTCGGCAACGAGGAAATTACAACGATGCCGTTCAGCTTGAAGCTGGAGGCCAGCGCCGATCCCTTCAATCCCAAGAAGACGTTTTATCGCGAAGGTCCGTGGAGTTCGCTGGCCTACCTTGCGGCTGCCACCGAAAAGCCCGATGACGCGCTGCGCTTCTGTTTCTGGGTCAGCCAGCAGGAGATTCCCGGAACGAAAAACAGGCAGCAGAAGGCGAGCGTCCACCTCCTGCGCGGCGGTCAGGAAGTCGCCTTCGCCAATGCGATTCTCGCCTGGGACGATTGGACCTTCCTGAGCCTCCAGCTCCAGGAACCTCAAAAGCGCGGATTCTGGCCGTTCAAACCGGCCATGCTCACCGATGGCAGTTACACGGTCGCGTACAAGGTCGAAGGCCGGACGATCCGGACCTTTTCCTTTCAGGTCAAGGGCGGCCAGATTCAGCGAATGGCGCGAAACCAGCTCGGCTACACGCCGCACAGCGACTTCCTCTCGCCCCGAATCATCGCCACCGTCAACCAGGATCCCATCATGCAGGACGTGTTCTGGATCAAAGCCGACGCCAAATGAGAGTAGCAACCTGCAATCAGGATGGTACTCCGGTTGTCGCACTGGAGATGGGTGATGGGTTGCGGATCGAAGAGGCCATCCTCAAGGTCATGAAAGACATGTTCCGGCGATTTGGTGACGCTCCCGAGGACGCGATGTTTTTATATCGGCGGTGGTTTGAACGTACTTTTTCTCGCCCTGATCGAGCTGTCGCTCCGGCCTTTAGATCAGACGATGATGACTGTTCGTCCGGTCAGCGACTATGGCGTCAATCGCGGCCTTTATAGCGGACCGCGCTCAACGCCGCATCAACATAGACATACGCTTCGATGCGTATGTGATCTCGAACCTTTGTCACAACGTCGTTTTGCTGGCGGGCTGGTCGGCGTTTGCTGCCCCCACAGTTTGTAGTTTCATTGTCGCGGCGCCCGCTTGGATCGCGGTGATCCTGCATCTCGTCGGGTTCCTCTCCAGCTACGGTGCCTTCATTATCATCAGCTCCGTTTACCGAGGGCACATCTACAGAGTGGTCAATCTGCCTCTGGCCTTGACCAGCTCCCTCGCGTTCGCCGTCTGGCCCGCGGGCGGCCGTGTGATTTATGGATGGTTCTTTGATCTTTATCTGAAAAGGTAAGCCTCATCTGGAATTTCTTTGCGTGTGCCCGCGCGAGCGTGAGCTTTTTCGCCGTCAATTCTTGCGTGTGGAGATGGGGGTAGAAAAATTCTCCCCCAACTCACATCAGGAGAAAAAGGATGAAAAACAATCGCCGTCAAACAACACCTCGCTGGCTCGGCTTGAGCATCTCGCTCATGACTCTGCTGAGCTTATCCGGTGGTCGCTGGACCACACCCCCTGACGTTGCTGCTCCGACAGTTCGGGCTGCTCAAGTGCCGTTACCGCCGGTGCCCTGGACGGCGGTCGCTTCAACGGGTGTGGTGGATGAGGAAAGCCTCAGCCGGTATGAGGCGACTGGCAGCAGCATCACCTACCGCTCGACATCGCCATCGCTCGATCCAATCGTTGTTCGCTACAATGTGACGAACCCCAGCCTCAACCAAGCGATTCCCGGCTGGACTCAACTGGAGCTAGGCTCGGCGGTGCCGGCGGCGGGCGGCGTCGTCTCGGCGACGCTCTTCCGCGTAGACCCTTGTACCGGAGAGCAGCAGGAAATCTGCACGACCACCAACGAGGGAATCAACCCCATGGGTACGTGTAAAATCTGCCAATTCCCGGCCAACGCCATCAACTTTTCGTCGGCAGTGGGTTTCCTCTACTATGTGCGCGTCGTGCTGGATCGTGCTGATCAACCGAATCCGCCGAGCGTCCACACGCTGCGGCTCCGGTGAAGGGTACCCTGGGAGTACCCCATGAGCGCTCGCTTCCAGCGGGCTCAAGCACGCCGGAGTCGTGCGCTCCTAAGATGAGCACGAAAGATGCATGCGCTCCCAAGGCTAAATAGTTTGAGCTTTTTCCCGTCGAATTCTTGCGTGAGGAGATGGAGGTGGAGCGAAATTCGCTTCATCCTCCCGTCATAGAGGGCGCTGAAGATGTTGAAGGATGTCTTCATGGAGCTGTGGCTCCGTATTCACCACCGATGAACACCGATGGACACGGATCGGTTTCCTCATCCGTGTTGATTGGTGTCCATCCGTGGTGATTTTCGGAGGAATCGCCCATGTGCTCATGCACGCCACGAAGGATGAAAATGGGTTCGCCAACGGATAAAAAGTGCCAACTGATGGTTGATCCGTTGGAACCTTTCTTCCGTTGCGCCAAGGGGATCGTCCGTGCGCAACGGCACGTAACGAATGAGGAGAATCTCGGAGTGCCTTAGGAGCGCCCGCTTCCAGCGGGCCCAAGCACGCCGGAGGCGTGCGCTCCCAGAGTATTTTCGGAGGAGAAAAAATGATGACACGTGTTTCTTTGCATCTACGACTTCTGTCCTTTGCGATGGTGCTTCTTGGAATCCACTCGGTGGCGCTTGCCCAGGATGAGCCGCCGCCCAAGACCATCATCACCGTCAACACGACGACTGATCCCTCCCCCGACATCCGTTACCGAACGTGTAGTTACAACAGCGGTGCGCTCTACATTGCCAGCACGCCGTGCAGCCTGCGCCGGGCTCTGATCGAGGCCAGCGGACGACCAACCACTGACCGGCCCATTCTCATTCAGTTCAACATCCCGACCTCGGACCCGGGCTATGATTCGGTCACCGGAGCCTGGACGTTGACGATTGACGGCGCTTTGCTCCCGCTCAGGAGAGATAACACGCTGGAGAAAATCGGTCAGGTGACGATTGATGGAAGCACGCAACCCGGCGGGCGGACCGATGGTCCCAGGATCATCGTTGACACGAACGGATGGTCGCTGGAGATTCAAAGCGAACAGAACACCATTCGCAACATCTCCTGGAAAGGGGGCGGCATCATCACGCTCAGCGGAGACAACAACGTCGTCGAGAACATCTGGATGGGCCTCACCGATGATGGCCAATCCCTGGCGCTCCGAACGCCGTCTGATCCGGCGCGTCTGGCGGGCGGAGGCATCCACGTGCGCGGCGCTAAGAATATCATCCGAAACAACGTCATCACCGGGTCCAAGAGCCGGGCCATCATTATCGAAGGCAGTAATAATGAGGTCAGAGGCAATTGGATTGGCACCCGAGCTGATGGGACCGTCCCGGACGTGATCCCGCTCCTCAAATGCCTCCGCAACCCAACCTACGAGCCGCTCAACTGGTACGGCGGCTGGGGCATTCAGGTCAGCGGCAGCAACAATCGAATCATCGGCAACCGCATCGCCGGATTGCATCAAACTCAGACGGCAAACGAAACGCCGCCGATGGCCCTGGAAATCTTCGGCACCAACCACACGATTCAAGACAATGTGATCGGCGTCGACAGCGCGGGAAAAGAAGTCGGCGTCTGTGGCCAGGGAATCAAAGTGGCCGGGACGGGCACGAAAATCCTGAGCAATCAGGTCGTGGGCAGTCGCAACGGATTTGAGAACACCCGCTCAGCCATTCTGGTCAATGACAGCTCGCCGATGTTCGGCCAGATCACCATCCGGCAAAACATCATCAAGGATGGACCGGCGCTGGCCATTGAAATGGGGCCGGCCATCCCGACGACGTTGAAGCTGTTCAAACCGGCCAAGATCACGAGCCTCAACGGACTCATGGTGACGGGCACCAGCGGCGACAACAGTCCCTGCCCGCTCTGCACTGTTGATCTGTACCTGGATGATACGGACAGCACCCAAGAAGCCTTGCAACATCTGGGATCAGTCCAGGCCGATGCCAATGGCAACTTCACGCTCATGCTGTCGGAGCCGCTGCCGGCAGGCCACGGCATCCGCACCGGGAGCACGACCTTGTTCACCGGCGTCATTGGCAACTATGGGGGTGGAACGAGCACCGCCCTGTCGGATGTTGTCTATCTCCCGGCGGCAACTCTGTCTCACACACAACTGAAAACGCAAAAAGGAGTGAGATAATGAGAAAGGATCACAACAAGCTAGCTCACCGCTGGCTCGGTCTGAGCCTGGCTTCAGCCATGCTCGGTCCGACGATGTTCGGGTCGCCGAGTGAGGCGCATCCGATGACTCTCACTCAGCAGGCGATGATCCAAACGATCACCGTGCCGTATGAGGGCGTTGACCGTTCGGTTTCCCTCTATGTGCCGACGGGCTACCGAGCGGGTACGGCGGTCCCGTTAGTCTTTGCGCTCCACGGCGGGGGCGGGGATGCCTCGATCATGTACGCTCCGGATCACCGCATTGTCGAGTATGCCGAGCGGGAGGGCTTCATCGCCGTCTTCCCCAATGGACTGCCCCGACCGGACGCACCGCCGAACAGCACGAACTACTATTGGCATGATCCGGTCAACATCGGATACATGAACCACCTGATTGATCTGATGATCGCGCGCTATACGGTAGACACTCACCGAATATACTTCATCGGCTTTTCCGGTGGAGCGCAACTCTCTTATAAGCTGGCTGCCGATCCACAGATTTCGGCGCGTATTGCGGCCATTGCCACGGCGGCCGGCAGCATCGGGTCAAAGTTTACAGATCCGCCGACGTCGCCCTGGGAGATTATTGATCCCTCCGCCTCCGGTGGCAGGCCCCTGTCGGCGCTGCTCTTGCAAGGCGGAAATGATCGGAAGCTCCCGGCAGAGGGCGGATTCCCTGAGGACTACAACGAAATCCAGCTCTCGTTCCAGGTGAAGGTGGATATCTTCCGGCTCTTCCTTGGAGCGACAATGAGTTCCCGTTTCACGCATCCATTGCTTCCCTCACGGGCGCAGGCGATGGCCTACACCAACCCCACGACGAGGCAGGCAGTCATCTCCATCCTTGACCCGGTGTTGGGGCATGCCTGGCCCGATTGGAATTACATGGGTATCATCTGGGACTTCTTCCAGCGGGTACCGACGCGATGAGCCTGGGAGCGCCCGCTTCCCACGGGCTTAAACACGCCGAAGTCGTGCGCTCCTAAGATGAGCACGCAAGATGCGTGCGCTCCCAAGAGCACGCCGGAGTCGTGCGCTCCCAGGGCTTGGTCATGAGGCGTGCGTAGAAAGGAGGGCGGTATGAATCGTAACATCGGAGGGTTCCTGACCCTGATCCTTCTGGTATTGTTGCTTGTGCTT
It includes:
- a CDS encoding right-handed parallel beta-helix repeat-containing protein; translation: MMTRVSLHLRLLSFAMVLLGIHSVALAQDEPPPKTIITVNTTTDPSPDIRYRTCSYNSGALYIASTPCSLRRALIEASGRPTTDRPILIQFNIPTSDPGYDSVTGAWTLTIDGALLPLRRDNTLEKIGQVTIDGSTQPGGRTDGPRIIVDTNGWSLEIQSEQNTIRNISWKGGGIITLSGDNNVVENIWMGLTDDGQSLALRTPSDPARLAGGGIHVRGAKNIIRNNVITGSKSRAIIIEGSNNEVRGNWIGTRADGTVPDVIPLLKCLRNPTYEPLNWYGGWGIQVSGSNNRIIGNRIAGLHQTQTANETPPMALEIFGTNHTIQDNVIGVDSAGKEVGVCGQGIKVAGTGTKILSNQVVGSRNGFENTRSAILVNDSSPMFGQITIRQNIIKDGPALAIEMGPAIPTTLKLFKPAKITSLNGLMVTGTSGDNSPCPLCTVDLYLDDTDSTQEALQHLGSVQADANGNFTLMLSEPLPAGHGIRTGSTTLFTGVIGNYGGGTSTALSDVVYLPAATLSHTQLKTQKGVR
- a CDS encoding PHB depolymerase family esterase: MRKDHNKLAHRWLGLSLASAMLGPTMFGSPSEAHPMTLTQQAMIQTITVPYEGVDRSVSLYVPTGYRAGTAVPLVFALHGGGGDASIMYAPDHRIVEYAEREGFIAVFPNGLPRPDAPPNSTNYYWHDPVNIGYMNHLIDLMIARYTVDTHRIYFIGFSGGAQLSYKLAADPQISARIAAIATAAGSIGSKFTDPPTSPWEIIDPSASGGRPLSALLLQGGNDRKLPAEGGFPEDYNEIQLSFQVKVDIFRLFLGATMSSRFTHPLLPSRAQAMAYTNPTTRQAVISILDPVLGHAWPDWNYMGIIWDFFQRVPTR